One window from the genome of Gimesia aquarii encodes:
- a CDS encoding methylated-DNA--[protein]-cysteine S-methyltransferase gives MGQRTVSVPKSISKTAQKGTSNESFSLKLSIFSTEIGWCGLMGNSEGVERLLMGHHSAADVRQAANQVCKENHDESIKMFEESNWFPDLSERLQDYYQGAVVEFQDVKVSLPHMTKFQTRVIRELKKIGYGKQITYGELASKAGAPRAARAVGTVMSTNRIPIIIPCHRVVASGGKLGGFSSPQGTSLKQHLLTLESEAIQ, from the coding sequence ATGGGTCAAAGAACTGTTTCAGTTCCCAAATCGATTTCTAAAACAGCACAGAAAGGCACTTCTAATGAGTCATTTTCATTAAAATTATCGATTTTTTCTACGGAAATCGGTTGGTGTGGACTCATGGGAAATTCCGAGGGCGTAGAAAGACTATTGATGGGGCACCACTCTGCCGCTGATGTTCGTCAAGCAGCGAATCAAGTCTGTAAAGAAAACCATGACGAATCCATCAAAATGTTCGAGGAATCAAATTGGTTTCCAGATTTGTCAGAGAGACTCCAAGATTATTATCAAGGCGCGGTTGTCGAATTTCAGGACGTCAAAGTCAGTCTACCTCACATGACAAAATTTCAGACACGCGTCATACGAGAACTTAAAAAAATAGGTTATGGAAAACAGATCACATATGGAGAACTCGCTTCCAAAGCAGGAGCGCCACGTGCCGCGCGTGCTGTGGGAACCGTAATGTCCACAAATCGAATTCCGATTATTATTCCCTGTCACCGTGTGGTCGCTTCAGGTGGAAAATTAGGAGGGTTTTCTTCACCTCAGGGAACATCGCTCAAACAGCACTTGCTCACACTGGAGTCAGAGGCGATTCAGTAG